The sequence AAACCTTAGATGCGGAGGAAGCAAAACAATATGAATTATTGTGTCTACATCTGAAAGAATTGATGCCCAAAAGTACATTAGGGGAAGCGGTCGAAACCTTAATTGATGAAATTGCTTATACTTGGTTTAACCGTTTAATTGCCTTGCGCTACATGGAAGTAAACGGTTATATTGGGCGGGTTTTAAGTAGTAGTGAATCTATGTTTGTTGACCCCGATATTTTACGGGAAGTTAGCGCTATTGCAGAATTAGAAGATTTACCCGGATTGAATTTAGAAGTTTTAAATCAGTGGCGGAATTTAGCCAGTCGGGAACCGAACTCGGATGAGTTTTTATATCGTCGGTTATTGTTATGTCAGTGTGAAGCATTGGCGGAAAGTTTGCCGTTTTTGTTTGACCGCAGTAAGAATTATATGGCATTATTTTTGCCAGGTAATTTATTAAATCAGGATTCGATATTGCGGCGTTTAGTTAATGATATTTCTGAACAAGATTGGCAAGCGAAACGACCGGATGAGGAAGACCAACAGGATGTAGAAATAATCGGTTGGTTATATCAATTTTATATTTCTGAAAAGAAAGATGAAGTGATAGGGGCAAAAAGTCAAGTAAAAGCACTAGATATTCCAGCCGCAACCCAACTTTTTACGCCCCATTGGATTGTTCGTTACATGGTGGAAAATAGTTTAGGGCGGTTGTGGTTAGAGTCTCATCCTGAGTCGAATTTGCGGGATTATATGCCTTATTATTTGGAGAATAGACCCCCCCTAACCCCCCCTTATCAAAGGGGGGAACAAGAGCAAGAAGTTTCCTCTAACTCCCCTCTAACTCAGGAAAACCTTTCTAACTCCCCTCTAACTCAGGAAAACCTTTCTAACTCCCCTCTAACTCAGGAAAACCTTTCTAACTCCCCCCTTACTAAGGGGGGTTGGGGGGGGTCGCCTCTACAACCGCAGGATTTAACGGTTTGTGACCCTGCTTGTGGGAGTGGTCATATTTTGGTTTATGGGTTTACTTTATTGTTTTTAATTTACAAGGAACAGGGATATTTAGAACGGGATATTCCTGAGTTCATTTTAACACACAATCTCTATGGTTTAGATATTGATGAACGGGCGGCACAGTTAGCGAGTTTTGCGGTTTTGATGAAGGCGAGGGCGATTAATTCGCGGATTTTTAGAAAGTCTATTTCGTTAAATATTACGGTGGTGCGTCCAACGAATCGCCAAATGATTCCCCAAGTGAAGGAGTTAAATTTACAAGACTGGTATCCACTAATTGAAGCGTTTAAGGATGCGGATAATTTAGGCAGTTTAATTACACCTCCCCAGTTTAATCGAGATTTATTACAGCAACAGCTTGATTTATTTGAGCAACATAATCCTGTATTGGCTGGGACTGTTCCAGGGTTAAAACAGTTATTATTTCAAGCGGATTTATTAAGAAAAAAATATTTAGTAGTAGTTGCTAATCCTCCTTATATGGGGAGTAAAAGTTTAAACCCTATTCTTAAAGATTTTGCTATAAAAAATTATCCTGAGAGTAAATCTGATGTGTTTGCTATGTTTGTTGAACGGATTATAAATATAGCTACAAAAGGCGCATTTATTGGTTTAATGAGTCCGTTTACATGGATGTTTTTAAGTTCTTATGAAAAACTGCGTAAGCGTATTCTAAAAGAAACTACCTTAACAAGTTTAATTAGACCTGAATATCACGCTTTCTTTGATTCAGCTTACGTTCCTTTGTGTACTTTTACTCTTTTTACAAAAGCTTTACCTGAATATCAAGGAACTTTTATTGATTTGAATCAATTTTATGGCGCAGATTTACAACCTATTAAGACATTAGAAGCAATTAAAAATCCTGATTGTGGTTATCTTTATTATGCGAAGTCTGCTGATTTTGCTAAGATACCGGGGAGTGCGATCGCTTATTGGGTGAGTGAAAGAGTCAAGACCATATTTTGTTCATATCAAAAAATGGCTGAAGTATTAAATATAAAATCTGGTATGTCTACTGGAGATAATACAAATTTTCAACGTAATTGGTGGGAAGTAAAAATATCAAATATAAGTTTTTATACATCCAACTTAGAAGAAACGTTATCTAATAATATACGTTGGTATCCCTGTAGTAGTGGAGGTTCTTTTAGGAAATGGTTTGGAAACAATGATACTATTGTTGATTGGCAAAAAAATGGATTAAGAATTAAAAAACATAAAAGTTCTGCGGTTAGAAATGATAAATTTTATTTAAAAGAAGGAATTACTTATTCAAAAATAAGTTCTGGGAATTTTTCTGCAAGATTAGTTCCATGTGGTTTTTTGTTTGATGATACGGGTAGAACAGGAATAATTTTAAATGACAAATATAAGTATCCAATTCTGGGTTTTTTGTGTTCCAAAGTTGCTCAAACTATTCTCACTGTATTAAGTCCTACCCTAAGTTTTACTACTAATGAAATAGCTAATCTTCCCTTTAATACAAACTTGTCTAACTATTCTATAGTAGATGATTTAATTTTGACAATAATTAAACTAGAAACACAAGACTGGGACAACTTTGAAACCTCCTGGGACTTTCAAACCCATCCCTTATTAAGATATAAAACCCCAAAATTATTAGAAGCTTTTAAAAACTGGCAAACCGATAGCGAAAACGCCTTTCAACAACTCAAACAACTCGAAGAAGAAAATAACAAATACTGGATAGAAGCTTATGGTTTACAAGACGAACTCACCCCAGAAGTTCCCGACGACCAAATCACCATCCGTCGCGCCGACCCCAACCGTGATATTTGTTCCCTGATTTCCTACGCCATTGGTTGCCTCATGGGACGCTATTCCCTGGATAAACCCGGTTTAATCCACGCCGGACAACCCTTCGACCCCACCCAACATACTATTTTTGCCGCCGATATTGATGCCATTATTCCCATTACCGACCAAGCTTATTTTGAAGATGATATCGTTAACCGCTTTATCGAATTTATCAGCATCGCCTATTCCCCCCAAACCCTCACCGAAAACCTAGATTTTATCGCCGATACCTTAACCCGAAAAAGTGGCGAAACCTCCCGTGATAGAATTCGCCGCTACTTCCTCACCGAATTTATTTCTAACCATATCCAAACCTATAAAAAACGCCCGATTTACTGGCTATTTACCAGTGGCAAAAATCGCGCCTTTAACGCCTTAGTGTACCTGCATCGTTACAGTCCAGATACCCTCGCCCGACTCCGCACCGACTATGTTTTACAACTGCAAGTCAAACTGGATGGCGAAATTTCTCGCGCTCAAAACGAATTCGAGAATGGGACGACAAGCGCCGCTAAAAAAGCAGCCACTAAACGCTTAAAACAACTCCAAACCCAACAGTTAGAACTCCGCGACTATCAAGCCCTATTACAAACCAAAGCCGATGCCCGAATTCAACTTGATTTAGATGATGGTGTTGCTTATAATTATACTCGATTTAAAGGGTTAGTTTATGAAGGTTCAGATTTAAAAATGGCAGATTTAGAAAAAGCCGCTAAGTGGAAATTAGAATTATTAAAGCAAGAAGGTAAATAGAGGTTAGTATTGGCTATGAATGAACTTAAAAACTTTTTAGACGGTTTAAAAATTGAGCGAGAGCTAGTCACAAATTTTTTTATCACTTTTTCTCGCTTTGAATATGCCCTAAAAAGAGCAGGTTATATTAATAATAGAGAAGATGCTGTAGCTAATTGGGATACTTTTTTGAAGAAACATAAGAAAGATTTTGAATCATTATGTTCCGACAATTTTGAATTGCAGAAGGCTAAGAAATACTTAACCGATTATCCTCCTCAAAAACAAAAATATGGAGAAATAGAGGGACGTAGAAAACAATTATATTTTCAGAAAAGTAATATTAATAGCTCAGAGATCCATTACATTTTAGATTTAATTAAAAATGTACGCAATAATCTTTTTCATGGGGGTAAGTATCCATTTGCACCTAGTACAGAACCAGCTAGAAATAGTAGACTTTTAGAAAATAGCCTAATCATTTTGGAAACTTGGCTCGAACTAGATGAGCAAGTAAAAAAACACTTTTTTGAACACTTGAAATAGTATTTCTCTACAAACAACAGGCGATAATTAATTCCATGAACTCATCCCGCATTCAAAACAGCTTACAAACTTTATTTCAAGACGATAACCGTTGGTCACACCCAGGACGACGGGTAGTATTCTGGTATGACCCAGAGGGACAGTTTACCGACGCCTACAACGAACTCCAACTCGAAGGCATTGAAAAACTGCAACTCAGTGATACTCCCTTTACCGTTAAATATCGCCTCCTCGTAGAACACCCCCAACAACCGTTTTTAATTTACGCCCCCTTTCCCGAACCCCCCTACTTAGAAAACGGGTTACTAGATATTCAACTATCGGGTTTAACCTTTTCGGCTGACCCCGCCGCCCTCCTCTACGCCGACTTAGGCTTAAAACAGCGTCGCCTAGAAACCATCCTGCGTGAACGCCTGAATTTTTTCAACAACCGCAAACGCACAGAAGCATTGCAAACCATGGCCTTACCCCCCGATACCGATGAACGAGGGCTAATTCTAGCCTTGCTGTCCGTACTGGCCGGGTTAAAAGTCCCCGATGCCCCTGCCCTAATTCGCCAAGTGCTGTTAAAAGGATTATTAGAATCCGATAATCCCCTGTGGAAAGAGATTGAACGTTTTTTACAACCCCAGGACTTTTGGCGAGTCGTACAGGAACAAACCGGTTTTACCGACTCCACCCCCAGCTTGCAAAAACTATTTGTCCAACTCCTGATTACCCATTTGGAAAAATCCCTCCAGGGGTCACTGCCAACGGAATTAAAAGCCCAAGTGATTACCCCTGGACAACGGGCTTATGCCTTTATTGACCAATGGATGCGCGACCAACAGGATGCCCCTGGATGGAGGGAATTAAGCGGACACATTGCCGAAGAACTCAATATCCTACCTATTATCGGCACTCTTTCCCCCGAAGTTCTCTATGAAGCTGCCACCTTTGAAGCAGTAGACCAAGTAATCATTCGCGCCTGTGTCAAAACCTTACGTTCTCCTCTCCCTGACCTCACACCCTGGCCAAAATGGTTGCAGGCGCGACGCCCGTTATTTTGGTTTTCTAAATATAAGCCCCATTATGAAGCGTTAGATGCAGCCCTGGAACTGTGGCAATTAAAACAACAATATGCAGAAGGTTTTGAATTATCTGCACCGCAACTGTTTCAAGATTATGCTAAAAATCTCTATCGTTTTGACCAAACTTATCGCCGATTTATTGTTGCTAGTGATGAAGCCTTTGGCGATATTCTTAAAGACTTAATTAAGGATGTGGAAAATCTTTACACCCAATGGTATTTAGATAAATTGGGAGAAGTCTGGTCAGATGCGATAGGGAATAGTTGGGAACTGGCAGAAATTCCCAGCCAAACCAACTTTTTTGGACGCTATGTTCTGCCGATTTTGAGCGGAAAAGATCGAGAAAAAGTGTTTGTGATTATTTCGGATGCGTTACGTTATGAAGTCGCTGCTGAACTAACAGAAATGCTGCCAAAAGAACTGCGGGGAAAAGTAACTTTAGAACCGCTATTTGGAGTTTTACCCAGTGTAACAAAGTTGGGAATGGCAGCATTATTACCCGGAAATAAACTAGAATTACAACCTGGAGAAAGCGACGTTTTACGCGATGGACTGAGTACCCAAGGAACAGTAGCCCGTCAAAAAGTTTTAGCGCAAAATAGCACTGTAGAAGCAACTATTCTCAATGCTCAAGACCTTTTAGCCATGAATACAGAACAAGGACGGGCTGCCATTTCCTCCTCCCGTTTGATTTATATTTACC comes from Planktothrix agardhii NIES-204 and encodes:
- a CDS encoding putative restriction enzyme, whose protein sequence is MNRNSIKTFAIWARRHLREQVTARANLYGISSKELIEPQTVAGGLLVAGQTLDAEEAKQYELLCLHLKELMPKSTLGEAVETLIDEIAYTWFNRLIALRYMEVNGYIGRVLSSSESMFVDPDILREVSAIAELEDLPGLNLEVLNQWRNLASREPNSDEFLYRRLLLCQCEALAESLPFLFDRSKNYMALFLPGNLLNQDSILRRLVNDISEQDWQAKRPDEEDQQDVEIIGWLYQFYISEKKDEVIGAKSQVKALDIPAATQLFTPHWIVRYMVENSLGRLWLESHPESNLRDYMPYYLENRPPLTPPYQRGEQEQEVSSNSPLTQENLSNSPLTQENLSNSPLTQENLSNSPLTKGGWGGSPLQPQDLTVCDPACGSGHILVYGFTLLFLIYKEQGYLERDIPEFILTHNLYGLDIDERAAQLASFAVLMKARAINSRIFRKSISLNITVVRPTNRQMIPQVKELNLQDWYPLIEAFKDADNLGSLITPPQFNRDLLQQQLDLFEQHNPVLAGTVPGLKQLLFQADLLRKKYLVVVANPPYMGSKSLNPILKDFAIKNYPESKSDVFAMFVERIINIATKGAFIGLMSPFTWMFLSSYEKLRKRILKETTLTSLIRPEYHAFFDSAYVPLCTFTLFTKALPEYQGTFIDLNQFYGADLQPIKTLEAIKNPDCGYLYYAKSADFAKIPGSAIAYWVSERVKTIFCSYQKMAEVLNIKSGMSTGDNTNFQRNWWEVKISNISFYTSNLEETLSNNIRWYPCSSGGSFRKWFGNNDTIVDWQKNGLRIKKHKSSAVRNDKFYLKEGITYSKISSGNFSARLVPCGFLFDDTGRTGIILNDKYKYPILGFLCSKVAQTILTVLSPTLSFTTNEIANLPFNTNLSNYSIVDDLILTIIKLETQDWDNFETSWDFQTHPLLRYKTPKLLEAFKNWQTDSENAFQQLKQLEEENNKYWIEAYGLQDELTPEVPDDQITIRRADPNRDICSLISYAIGCLMGRYSLDKPGLIHAGQPFDPTQHTIFAADIDAIIPITDQAYFEDDIVNRFIEFISIAYSPQTLTENLDFIADTLTRKSGETSRDRIRRYFLTEFISNHIQTYKKRPIYWLFTSGKNRAFNALVYLHRYSPDTLARLRTDYVLQLQVKLDGEISRAQNEFENGTTSAAKKAATKRLKQLQTQQLELRDYQALLQTKADARIQLDLDDGVAYNYTRFKGLVYEGSDLKMADLEKAAKWKLELLKQEGK
- a CDS encoding alkaline phosphatase domain-containing protein, producing the protein MNSSRIQNSLQTLFQDDNRWSHPGRRVVFWYDPEGQFTDAYNELQLEGIEKLQLSDTPFTVKYRLLVEHPQQPFLIYAPFPEPPYLENGLLDIQLSGLTFSADPAALLYADLGLKQRRLETILRERLNFFNNRKRTEALQTMALPPDTDERGLILALLSVLAGLKVPDAPALIRQVLLKGLLESDNPLWKEIERFLQPQDFWRVVQEQTGFTDSTPSLQKLFVQLLITHLEKSLQGSLPTELKAQVITPGQRAYAFIDQWMRDQQDAPGWRELSGHIAEELNILPIIGTLSPEVLYEAATFEAVDQVIIRACVKTLRSPLPDLTPWPKWLQARRPLFWFSKYKPHYEALDAALELWQLKQQYAEGFELSAPQLFQDYAKNLYRFDQTYRRFIVASDEAFGDILKDLIKDVENLYTQWYLDKLGEVWSDAIGNSWELAEIPSQTNFFGRYVLPILSGKDREKVFVIISDALRYEVAAELTEMLPKELRGKVTLEPLFGVLPSVTKLGMAALLPGNKLELQPGESDVLRDGLSTQGTVARQKVLAQNSTVEATILNAQDLLAMNTEQGRAAISSSRLIYIYHNIIDAIGDKAASEHQVLAACSQAISELLRLVRRICNSINGTRVLITSDHGFLYQRRPITETDKRPLPKGEGILETNRRYVLGRNLGLEDEGTKAFRLPYYTGGTLALVPRGSLRFAIQGAGCQYVHGGASLQEICIPVISYHHQRSVKGDEGLARKVGVQVNARARRVTNNRFSLSLVQTEAVEGRWRSRQVTVALYDPESLAPITDVPRAELSSSSVNPSDRDFSIRLTVTTTTPPTTAYLIIKDADDQSELLRETWTVNLGITNDFGDF